One Pseudomonas tolaasii NCPPB 2192 genomic window carries:
- a CDS encoding SCP2 sterol-binding domain-containing protein — MTDVAKAVEAMKAKFNPAAADGLDLVFGFRIDDTQNFSLVVKNNTCELLEGENPDAQVTLVTDGETMEGIVSGDTDGMQAFMSGKLRTEGDMMLAMKLSELFPA, encoded by the coding sequence ATGACTGACGTAGCCAAAGCTGTAGAAGCAATGAAAGCCAAATTCAACCCGGCCGCCGCTGACGGCCTGGATCTGGTGTTCGGTTTCCGCATCGACGACACCCAGAACTTCTCGCTGGTGGTCAAGAACAACACCTGCGAACTGCTGGAAGGCGAAAACCCTGACGCTCAGGTGACCCTGGTGACCGACGGCGAAACCATGGAAGGCATCGTCAGCGGCGACACCGACGGCATGCAGGCCTTCATGAGCGGCAAACTGCGCACCGAAGGCGACATGATGCTGGCGATGAAGCTGAGCGAACTGTTCCCGGCTTGA
- the sohB gene encoding protease SohB, giving the protein MDFLAEYASFLAKTVTLVVAILVVLISFAALRSKGRRKSAGQLQVSKLNDFYKGLRERLESTLLDKDQLKTLRKSESKTEKKNAKKKPEAKARVFVLDFDGDIKASATESLRHEITALLSLATPKDEVVLRLESGGGMVHSYGLASSQLARIRQAGVPLTVCIDKVAASGGYMMACIGEKIISAPFAILGSIGVVAQLPNVNRLLKKHDIDFEVLTAGEYKRTLTVFGENTEKGREKFQEDLDITHQLFKNFVSRYRPQLAIDEVATGEVWLGVAALDKQLVDELQTSDEYLATKAKTAEVYHLHYAERKSLQERVGLAASGSVDRVLLTWWSRLTQQRFW; this is encoded by the coding sequence ATGGATTTTCTGGCTGAATACGCGAGTTTCCTGGCGAAGACCGTCACCCTGGTGGTCGCTATTCTGGTGGTGTTGATCAGTTTCGCGGCCCTGCGCAGCAAAGGCCGTCGCAAATCCGCCGGCCAATTGCAGGTCAGCAAACTCAACGACTTCTATAAAGGCCTGCGCGAGCGGCTGGAGTCGACCCTGCTCGACAAGGACCAGCTCAAGACCCTGCGCAAATCCGAAAGCAAAACCGAAAAGAAAAATGCCAAGAAGAAACCCGAGGCCAAGGCGCGGGTATTCGTGCTGGATTTCGACGGCGACATCAAGGCCTCGGCCACCGAAAGCCTGCGCCATGAAATCACCGCGCTGCTGAGCCTTGCCACACCGAAGGACGAAGTGGTGCTGCGCCTGGAAAGCGGCGGCGGCATGGTGCACAGCTATGGTTTGGCGTCTTCGCAGCTGGCACGCATCCGCCAGGCAGGCGTGCCGTTGACGGTGTGCATCGACAAGGTGGCGGCCAGCGGCGGCTACATGATGGCGTGCATCGGCGAGAAGATCATCAGCGCACCGTTTGCCATCCTCGGATCCATCGGCGTCGTGGCGCAATTGCCCAACGTCAACCGTCTGCTGAAAAAGCACGACATCGACTTCGAAGTGCTGACCGCCGGCGAGTACAAACGCACCCTGACCGTGTTTGGCGAGAACACCGAGAAGGGTCGCGAGAAGTTTCAGGAAGACCTGGACATTACCCACCAATTGTTCAAGAACTTCGTGTCGCGTTATCGCCCACAGCTGGCGATTGACGAAGTGGCGACCGGCGAAGTGTGGCTGGGTGTTGCTGCCCTCGACAAACAGCTGGTAGATGAGCTGCAAACCAGCGACGAGTACCTGGCGACTAAAGCCAAGACCGCCGAGGTGTACCACCTGCACTATGCCGAGCGCAAAAGCCTGCAAGAGCGCGTGGGCCTGGCGGCCAGCGGTTCGGTGGACCGTGTGTTGCTGACCTGGTGGAGCCGGTTGACTCAGCAGCGGTTCTGGTAA
- a CDS encoding histidine phosphatase family protein: protein MGSIYLIRHGQASFGADDYDVLSPVGVEQAHVMGRHLAELGLTFDRCIAGDLRRQQHTATAAFDQYRALGIAAPTLEIDSAFNEFDAEAIIRALLPDLLSTEPHAVDVLRNAAQNRSEFQRIFALIIERWLAGTYDPPGLESWLGFVERVQGGLQRILEAADNADKIAVFTSGGTITALLHLITRMPAAQAFELNWQIVNTSLNVLKFRGREVALASFNGHTHLQLLKAPQLITFR from the coding sequence GTGGGCAGCATTTATCTGATTCGACATGGCCAGGCCTCCTTCGGTGCAGACGACTATGACGTCCTGTCGCCCGTCGGTGTGGAACAGGCGCACGTGATGGGTCGTCACCTGGCCGAGCTGGGCCTGACGTTCGACCGCTGCATTGCCGGCGACCTGCGTCGCCAGCAGCACACCGCCACCGCCGCCTTCGATCAGTACCGCGCCCTTGGCATTGCGGCACCGACGCTGGAAATCGACAGCGCGTTCAACGAATTCGACGCCGAAGCCATCATTCGCGCACTGCTCCCGGACCTGCTGAGCACAGAGCCTCACGCGGTCGACGTTTTACGCAACGCCGCGCAGAACCGCAGCGAATTCCAGCGCATCTTCGCGCTGATCATCGAGCGCTGGCTGGCTGGCACTTACGACCCGCCAGGCCTGGAAAGCTGGCTGGGATTTGTCGAGCGCGTTCAAGGCGGCCTGCAACGCATTCTGGAAGCGGCCGACAACGCCGACAAAATCGCCGTGTTTACCTCCGGCGGCACGATTACCGCCCTGCTCCACCTGATCACCCGGATGCCTGCCGCGCAGGCCTTCGAACTGAACTGGCAAATTGTTAACACCTCGCTCAACGTGCTGAAATTCCGCGGTCGCGAGGTGGCCCTGGCTTCCTTCAACGGTCATACCCACTTGCAACTGTTGAAGGCGCCGCAGCTCATCACTTTCCGATGA
- a CDS encoding OprD family outer membrane porin: protein MKISTLALSITAALLAQHASADDFGLGSLGTGTGHSGFLEDSHAAISSRSMYYSADNRSGTANDLREAATLLRFDYKSGFTQGTLGVGFDVMAFGALRLDGGDGHAAGPGLSGNGNSFFPTKNNGTEPADSFGRAAGNVKFRISQTELHVGGGLAPVLPILVSNDSRVAPQTFDGGILTSSDIPNVTFTGGELNKAEGRASSNSTGLSVAGGTRDSDSFKFGGVDYKPFGSSDNAIAKNLTLQYYYANLQDFYKQNYFGLVHVLPLGNDQSFKTDLRYFDSTSDGKNGEAGYQFNNNGGYAKHAGEVDNKTYSAAFTYQLGGSSLMLGHIGVSDDGGFVWVNQGSIANPQPQGAGGSDFYLFTDAVVGQFSRAGEQVNFGQYTYDFKAYVPGLKASVAYLDGTDIKSKVAGGSDQKENETDFRLDYVVQQGPLKGFGTTFRTGTYKGHNTGTPDQDQTRLIFNYTYAIF, encoded by the coding sequence ATGAAAATTTCTACACTGGCGTTATCCATCACCGCCGCCTTGCTCGCACAACACGCCAGCGCCGATGATTTCGGCCTGGGTTCGCTGGGCACAGGTACCGGTCACAGCGGTTTCCTGGAAGACAGCCACGCGGCGATCAGCTCGCGCAGCATGTACTACAGCGCAGACAACCGCTCGGGCACCGCCAACGATTTGCGTGAAGCCGCGACACTGCTGCGCTTTGACTACAAATCCGGCTTTACCCAAGGCACCCTCGGGGTCGGTTTTGACGTGATGGCCTTCGGTGCCCTGCGTCTGGACGGTGGCGATGGCCACGCGGCGGGCCCAGGCCTGTCCGGCAACGGCAACAGCTTCTTCCCGACCAAAAACAACGGCACCGAGCCGGCTGACTCCTTCGGTCGCGCGGCGGGTAACGTGAAGTTCCGCATTTCCCAGACCGAGTTGCACGTCGGTGGCGGCCTGGCGCCTGTGTTGCCTATCCTGGTGTCGAACGACAGCCGTGTAGCGCCGCAGACCTTTGACGGCGGCATCCTGACGTCGAGCGACATCCCCAACGTCACTTTCACCGGCGGTGAGCTGAACAAGGCCGAAGGCCGTGCTTCCAGCAACTCCACCGGCTTGAGCGTTGCCGGCGGTACCCGCGACAGCGACAGCTTCAAATTCGGTGGTGTGGACTACAAGCCTTTCGGTTCGTCTGACAACGCCATCGCTAAAAACCTGACGTTGCAGTACTACTACGCCAACCTGCAAGACTTCTACAAACAGAACTACTTCGGCCTGGTTCACGTACTGCCGCTGGGTAACGATCAGTCGTTCAAGACTGACCTGCGCTACTTCGACAGCACCAGCGACGGCAAAAACGGTGAAGCCGGTTACCAGTTCAACAACAACGGCGGCTATGCCAAACACGCCGGCGAAGTGGACAACAAAACCTACAGCGCCGCGTTCACCTACCAGTTGGGTGGCAGCAGCCTGATGCTCGGCCACATCGGCGTGAGCGACGACGGCGGCTTCGTGTGGGTCAACCAGGGCAGCATCGCCAACCCTCAGCCACAAGGCGCAGGCGGCAGCGACTTCTACCTGTTCACCGACGCCGTGGTTGGCCAGTTTTCCCGCGCGGGCGAGCAAGTCAACTTCGGCCAGTACACCTACGACTTCAAAGCCTATGTACCGGGCCTGAAAGCTTCCGTGGCGTACCTGGACGGTACCGACATCAAGTCCAAAGTGGCTGGCGGCTCCGACCAGAAAGAAAACGAAACCGACTTCCGTCTGGATTACGTCGTGCAGCAAGGCCCGCTCAAAGGCTTCGGCACGACCTTCCGGACCGGTACCTACAAAGGCCACAACACCGGTACGCCGGATCAGGATCAAACCCGCCTGATCTTCAACTACACCTACGCGATCTTCTAA
- a CDS encoding MFS transporter: protein MSRVSPRLTLLTASGVCSLIVLDTNIVAVTLPSIARDLGANFADIEWVVSAYMLAFAALLLPAGSIADRFGRKKSLIWGLSIFILASLGCGAAPNALFLDIARAVKGVGAALLLTSALASIGHTFHDEVDRAKAWAFWGACMGVAMTAAPTLGGLITQYLGWRWIFYLNLPVGLALMTLVVRAIPESRDAQSARLDPWGSLAFSASLLCLIWGLIEANRIGWNSPLTYARLIGGAILLGVFVIVERLQQRPMVDLQLFRHPRFIGALMGMFAYAGCAQVMMTLLPFYLQNGLGFSAIASGLGMLPFALTMLVCPRIGARLAGRVAPATMMATGLTLVGCGNLLSAWAVSAGGYLPFALAIAVTGAGAGLLNGDTQKNIMACVPRDRAGMGSGMSTTMRFSAIMLAIGVYGALLSSHSEQLLSASIGAQWQEQVAGIASRVVAGDMPAAMGLLPESARAVVQPLARQAFVGGFSGVLWVAGLLGLLGALVVGMLMRKPIPLAQQSSATTPT, encoded by the coding sequence ATGAGCCGGGTCAGTCCACGCCTGACACTGCTCACGGCTTCGGGTGTGTGCTCGCTGATCGTGCTCGACACCAATATCGTCGCCGTGACCCTGCCCAGCATCGCTCGCGATCTGGGAGCCAACTTCGCCGATATCGAGTGGGTAGTCAGCGCTTACATGCTGGCCTTCGCCGCGTTGCTGCTGCCAGCCGGTAGCATTGCCGACCGCTTTGGCCGCAAGAAATCGCTGATCTGGGGCCTGAGTATTTTCATCCTGGCATCACTGGGTTGCGGGGCGGCACCGAACGCGTTGTTCCTCGACATTGCCCGCGCAGTGAAAGGCGTGGGCGCCGCCTTGCTGCTGACGTCGGCGCTGGCCTCCATCGGCCACACCTTCCACGATGAAGTGGACCGCGCAAAAGCCTGGGCTTTCTGGGGCGCGTGCATGGGCGTGGCGATGACTGCTGCACCAACCCTGGGGGGTTTGATCACTCAGTACCTGGGCTGGCGCTGGATCTTCTATCTCAACCTGCCGGTGGGCCTGGCGCTGATGACGCTGGTAGTGCGCGCGATTCCGGAGTCCCGTGACGCCCAGTCCGCACGGCTGGACCCGTGGGGCAGCCTGGCGTTCAGCGCCAGCCTGCTGTGCCTGATCTGGGGCCTGATCGAAGCCAACCGCATCGGCTGGAACAGCCCGCTGACCTACGCGCGCCTGATCGGCGGTGCGATATTACTGGGTGTATTTGTGATCGTTGAACGCCTGCAACAGCGGCCGATGGTGGACTTGCAGCTGTTCCGCCATCCGCGCTTTATCGGCGCCTTAATGGGCATGTTTGCCTACGCCGGGTGCGCTCAGGTGATGATGACGCTGCTGCCGTTTTATCTGCAAAACGGCCTGGGCTTTTCCGCGATTGCCTCCGGCCTTGGCATGCTGCCCTTTGCCCTGACCATGCTGGTTTGTCCACGCATCGGCGCACGCCTGGCCGGGCGTGTTGCGCCGGCTACGATGATGGCGACCGGCTTGACCCTGGTGGGTTGTGGCAATTTGCTGAGCGCCTGGGCAGTGAGCGCCGGCGGCTACCTGCCCTTCGCCCTGGCAATTGCCGTGACCGGCGCCGGCGCTGGCCTGCTTAATGGCGACACCCAGAAGAACATCATGGCCTGCGTACCTCGGGACCGCGCGGGCATGGGTTCGGGCATGAGCACCACCATGCGCTTCAGCGCGATCATGCTGGCGATTGGGGTTTACGGCGCGCTGCTGAGCAGTCATAGCGAACAGCTGCTGAGCGCGAGTATCGGCGCGCAATGGCAGGAGCAGGTGGCAGGCATTGCATCACGCGTGGTGGCAGGTGATATGCCGGCGGCCATGGGCTTGTTGCCGGAATCGGCACGGGCGGTGGTACAACCGCTGGCGCGGCAGGCGTTTGTGGGCGGGTTCAGCGGGGTGTTGTGGGTGGCGGGGTTGTTGGGGTTACTGGGTGCCTTGGTGGTGGGGATGTTGATGAGAAAGCCGATACCCTTGGCGCAACAGTCCTCCGCGACGACACCAACCTGA
- a CDS encoding MGH1-like glycoside hydrolase domain-containing protein, with the protein MPATPTNILETIEGQRLATPDAERWREWGPYLSERQWGTVREDYSADGDAWTYFPHEHARSRAYRWGEDGLAGFSDKAQRWCLGLALWNERDAIIKERLFGLNNAEGNHGEDVKELYFFVDGVPSHAYMRMLYKYPHAAFPYADLITENARRGLGDAEYEVLDTGVFEDNRYCDVSVEYAKHQPDDVFMRVTVHNRSDQPTRLQVLPQLWARNDWSWTFDAPRPQLTLEGDRVLARHHELPDRHLSAWGQDGVEWLFCENETNYAKLDGLAALGPFKDGINDYVVDGVQSAIRRDAGTKVAARFTLELAGLQSKTLYLRFAPAHAPEVNARKLFEARRQETDDFYAALQHGIADEDARNVQRQALAGLLWSKQLYYFDVNQWLDGDPAQPAPPPERLHIRNTHWRHLSNFDILSMPDTWEYPWYASWDQGFQAVAIALIDPAYAKQQLLLLVKDRFMHPNGQLPAYEWRFDDANPPVHAWASWRVYQQDKALTGVGDMDFLERIFHKLLLNFSWWVNRKDAEGRNLFQGGFLGLDNIALFDRSATLPPGYQLDQADGTAWVAAYALDLMRIGLELAKRNAVYVDISVKFFEHFLYIAGAINRVDDNAEGLWDEQDQFFYDVLHRPDGHNEPVRLRSIVGLMPLFAVLVLEQREHEGLQGLRERLLGFMKHRPDLAKLVSRWNEPGQGNRLLLALLRGERTKDLLRRMLDDREFLSDFGVRSLSKAFAEQPLALKMNGDTLCASYQPGESDSRLYGGNSNWRGPLWMPVNYMLIESLREFHRYYADNFSVEYPTGSGYLSSLEDVADSLSQRLTALFLRDENGVRPSMAGYAQLEADPASRDLVLFHEYFHGETGRGLGASHQTGWTALVALLLQPKS; encoded by the coding sequence ATGCCCGCCACGCCTACCAACATCCTTGAAACCATCGAAGGCCAGCGCCTGGCCACCCCTGACGCCGAACGCTGGCGCGAGTGGGGGCCCTATTTGAGTGAGCGCCAATGGGGCACGGTGCGCGAAGACTACAGCGCCGACGGCGACGCCTGGACCTACTTTCCCCATGAACATGCACGCAGCCGCGCCTACCGTTGGGGCGAAGATGGTCTGGCGGGGTTCAGCGACAAGGCGCAACGCTGGTGCCTGGGCCTGGCGCTGTGGAACGAGCGCGACGCGATCATCAAGGAGCGCCTGTTCGGCCTGAACAACGCCGAAGGCAACCACGGTGAAGACGTCAAGGAACTGTATTTTTTCGTCGACGGGGTGCCGAGCCATGCCTACATGCGCATGCTCTACAAGTACCCCCACGCGGCCTTTCCCTACGCCGACCTGATCACCGAGAACGCCCGGCGCGGCCTGGGAGATGCCGAATACGAAGTGCTCGATACCGGGGTGTTTGAAGACAACCGCTACTGCGATGTGAGCGTGGAATACGCCAAGCACCAGCCTGACGACGTTTTCATGCGCGTCACCGTACACAATCGTTCGGACCAGCCGACCCGCCTGCAAGTGTTGCCCCAGTTGTGGGCGCGCAACGACTGGAGCTGGACCTTCGACGCGCCCAGGCCGCAACTGACGCTGGAGGGCGATCGCGTGCTGGCTCGTCATCATGAGCTGCCCGATCGCCACCTTAGTGCCTGGGGCCAGGACGGGGTGGAGTGGCTGTTCTGCGAAAACGAAACCAACTACGCCAAGCTGGACGGGTTGGCGGCACTCGGGCCGTTCAAGGACGGCATCAACGATTACGTGGTGGATGGCGTGCAATCGGCGATTCGCCGCGACGCGGGCACCAAGGTGGCCGCGCGTTTCACCCTCGAGCTGGCGGGTTTGCAAAGCAAAACCCTGTATCTGCGCTTTGCCCCCGCGCACGCGCCCGAGGTCAATGCGCGCAAGCTGTTCGAGGCGCGCCGTCAGGAAACCGATGACTTTTATGCCGCCTTGCAACACGGCATCGCCGATGAAGACGCGCGCAATGTGCAGCGTCAGGCGCTGGCCGGTTTGCTGTGGTCCAAGCAGCTCTACTATTTCGACGTGAACCAGTGGCTCGACGGCGACCCGGCCCAGCCCGCGCCACCGCCCGAGCGCCTGCACATCCGCAATACCCATTGGCGGCACCTGTCCAACTTCGACATCCTGTCGATGCCCGACACCTGGGAATACCCGTGGTACGCCTCGTGGGACCAGGGCTTCCAGGCCGTGGCTATTGCGCTGATAGACCCGGCCTACGCCAAGCAACAACTGTTACTGCTGGTCAAAGACCGTTTCATGCACCCCAACGGCCAGTTGCCGGCCTACGAATGGCGTTTTGACGATGCCAACCCGCCGGTGCATGCCTGGGCCAGCTGGCGCGTGTATCAGCAGGACAAAGCGCTGACAGGCGTCGGCGATATGGATTTCCTGGAGCGAATTTTCCATAAGCTGCTGCTGAATTTTTCCTGGTGGGTCAACCGCAAGGACGCCGAGGGCCGCAACCTGTTTCAGGGCGGGTTCCTGGGACTGGACAATATCGCCTTGTTCGACCGCTCGGCCACCTTGCCGCCGGGTTACCAACTGGATCAGGCCGACGGCACGGCGTGGGTCGCCGCCTATGCGCTGGACCTGATGCGCATCGGCCTGGAACTGGCCAAGCGCAATGCGGTGTACGTGGATATTTCGGTGAAGTTTTTCGAACATTTCCTCTACATTGCAGGCGCCATCAACCGTGTCGACGACAACGCCGAAGGCCTGTGGGATGAGCAGGATCAGTTCTTTTACGACGTGTTGCACCGCCCGGACGGCCATAACGAACCGGTGCGCCTGCGCTCCATCGTCGGCCTGATGCCGCTGTTTGCGGTGCTGGTGCTGGAGCAGCGTGAGCATGAAGGCCTGCAGGGCTTGCGCGAGCGCCTGCTGGGTTTCATGAAGCACCGGCCGGACCTGGCCAAACTGGTGTCACGCTGGAACGAACCGGGGCAGGGCAACCGCCTGTTGCTGGCGCTGTTGCGCGGCGAGCGCACCAAAGACCTGCTGCGACGCATGCTCGATGACCGGGAGTTTTTGTCGGACTTTGGTGTGCGTTCACTGTCCAAAGCCTTTGCCGAACAGCCTCTGGCGCTGAAAATGAATGGCGACACCCTTTGCGCCAGCTACCAGCCTGGGGAGTCCGACTCACGCCTGTATGGCGGCAACTCCAACTGGCGCGGGCCGTTGTGGATGCCGGTGAACTACATGCTGATCGAATCGCTGCGCGAGTTTCACCGTTACTACGCCGACAACTTCTCGGTGGAATACCCCACGGGCAGTGGTTATCTGTCGTCGCTTGAGGACGTGGCCGACAGCCTCAGTCAGCGTCTGACCGCGTTGTTTCTGAGGGATGAGAATGGCGTGCGGCCGTCGATGGCCGGGTATGCGCAGTTGGAGGCAGACCCTGCGAGCCGCGATCTGGTGTTGTTCCATGAGTATTTTCATGGCGAGACCGGACGGGGCCTGGGGGCTTCGCACCAGACGGGGTGGACGGCGTTGGTGGCGTTGTTGTTGCAACCGAAGTCCTGA